The proteins below come from a single Anolis sagrei isolate rAnoSag1 chromosome 8, rAnoSag1.mat, whole genome shotgun sequence genomic window:
- the LOC132782936 gene encoding C-signal-like produces the protein MAALNPHSVLVTGSNRGLGLELVKQLAEGKNPPKKIFATCRDPEGTRAQDLRNLAREHKQIEIIPLVVSDPASIKAVVTRVTEQLGGSGLNLLINNAAIAKANTMESETREDMMEVYDTNVVGPMMVSQAFMPLIKKAAQESPQKGMSCSKAAIVNMSSEGGSITNVFVFHLGQVVSYRCSKAALNMLTKCQSLRYAEDQILCVAMHPGWVQTDMGGSLATLKKDQSVQDILNTLSKLSEKDTGTFVNWEGKSVPW, from the exons ATGGCAGCACTGAACCCACACAGTGTCCTGGTGACCGGCTCCAATCGCGGCCTTGGCTTGGAGCTGGTCAAGCAACTGGCAGAGGGAAAGAACCCCCCCAAAAAGATCTTTGCCACCTGCCGAGACCCCGAGGGAACCCGTGCTCAG GACTTGAGGAATTTGGCTCGCGAACACAAGCAAATAGAGATTATCCCGCTGG TCGTTTCTGATCCAGCCAGCATCAAGGCAGTGGTCACCAGAGTCACGGAGCAGCTGGGAGGATCCGGGCTGAATTTGCTGATCAATAATGCTGCGATCGCAAAGGCTAACACGATGGAGTCGGAGACGCGGGAGGATATGATGGAGGTGTATGACACTAACGTGGTTGGGCCCATGATGGTCAGCCAG GCATTCATGCCCTTGATCAAGAAGGCCGCTCAGGAAAGCCCCCAGAAAGGGATGAGCTGCAGCAAAGCGGCCATTGTCAACATGTCCAGCGAAGGCGGCTCCATCACCAACGTTTTCGTGTTCCATCTTGGGCAGGTAGTCTCTTACCGGTGCAGCAAG GCTGCCCTGAACATGCTCACAAAGTGCCAGTCCCTGAGGTATGCGGAAGACCAGATCCTGTGTGTCGCGATGCATCCCGGATGGGTGCAGACAGACATGGGAGGCAGCTTG GCCACACTGAAAAAAGACCAGAGTGTGCAAGACATCCTGAACACCCTTTCCAAACTTTCGGAGAAAGACACTGGCACCTTTGTGAATTGGGAGGGGAAAAGTGTTCCCTGGTGA
- the LOC137094751 gene encoding C-signal-like → MAALNPHSVLVTGSNRGLGLELVKQLAEGKNPPKKIFATCRDPEGTRAQDLRNLAHEHKQIEIIPLAVSDPTSIKAAVSRVTEQLGGSGLNLLINNAGITKVNTMELETREAMMEVYDTNVVGPMMVSQAFMPLIKKAAQGSPQKGMSCSKAAVVNMSSESGSITNVLWFHLGQVVSYRCSKAALNMLTKCQSLRYAEDQILCVAMIPGWVQTDMGGASASLKADQSVQGILNTLSKLSEKDTGTFVNWEGKSVPW, encoded by the exons ATGGCAGCACTGAACCCACACAGTGTCCTGGTGACCGGCTCCAACCGCGGCCTTGGCTTGGAGCTGGTCAAGCAACTGGCGGAGGGAAAGAACCCCCCCAAAAAGATCTTTGCCACCTGCCGAGACCCCGAGGGAACCCGTGCTCAG GACTTGAGGAATTTGGCTCATGAACACAAGCAGATAGAGATTATCCCGCTGG CCGTTTCTGACCCAACCAGCATCAAGGCAGCGGTCAGCAGAGTCACGGAGCAGCTGGGAGGATCcgggctgaacttgctgatcaataATGCTGGGATCACAAAGGTCAACACGATGGAGTTGGAGACGCGGGAGGCTATGATGGAGGTGTATGACACTAACGTGGTCGGGCCCATGATGGTCAGCCAG GCATTCATGCCCTTGATCAAGAAGGCCGCTCAGGGAAGCCCCCAGAAAGGGATGAGCTGCAGCAAAGCGGCCGTTGTCAACATGTCCAGCGAAAGCGGCTCCATCACCAACGTTCTCTGGTTCCATCTTGGGCAGGTAGTCTCTTACCGGTGCAGCAAG GCTGCCCTGAACATGCTCACAAAGTGCCAGTCCCTGAGGTATGCGGAAGACCAGATCCTGTGTGTCGCGATGATTCCCGGATGGGTGCAGACGGACATGGGAGGCGCCTCG GCCTCACTGAAAGCAGACCAGAGTGTGCAAGGCATCCTGAACACCCTTTCCAAACTTTCGGAGAAAGACACTGGCACCTTTGTGAATTGGGAGGGGAAAAGCGTTCCCTggtga